A genome region from Nitrospira sp. includes the following:
- a CDS encoding DNA internalization-related competence protein ComEC/Rec2: MLPTLTITWILGLVLGSYFTYFPITIGITLAACIACCVLLERRGCLTTRQGSVLLACVFGGCLYWSLCAWFTPHVAVPDVPGALPARLTGTIVEAVHHAPGRLTTLVQVTASDDPEQPMPFHLRLTWRDPDRDLRRGLQIRTRTHVHAPSGTLNPRGFDYAAYLDAQGVDAVASVSGAGAIEVLDPAEDTPLQLFPFIIEEWRGRVRAAAESLPQPSRGLFLSLTIGEQGFLAPEVREWFMTTGTVHILSISGSHLGLIALLSFALLRKTCLLLPSMLLLSLSRWLTATRLAAVLTLVPVLAYAVLAGAETATIRSAIMITVALWTVWLGSPHYLLHALAAAAGLTLLVHPAALYDISFQLSYVSVWVLALALSRETPADELAAQQPSTAERMRSWLRQSLRLTVWVTLATVPLVACYFNQVSWMGLFTNLLMVPFVGLIFLPISLLSAVWVIATHSNTLPGAAFIDALGQGLIAATHGLAALPGAEWFVAAPTIPMMALFYMLGWALMSRWPSQATPVLRGAMVLSLTGIMLWWLWSPRPFSREGMVRVTFLDVGQGDSAVIELPDGVVVLIDGGATYERFDMGRSVVAPFLWNRGIRTIDHVIGTHPQLDHVGGLAWILAHIRVGTFWTNGTVRQEEFWRRIERALAQRKLDATMATEGQVLFSGPACRMLVRNPQSRPNESRSTQGDSLNNLSVVTELECGEQRLLFTGDIEREALTRLAQSGTLAHITVLKVPHHGAKSSLARGWLETIRPEIAVVSAGRRNPYGHPAGDVLAAYQAVNAQIWRTDQEGAVWADLDLARQQVTLHSTREWMFQPTLRSADLWSVEQENLRRLWRRWNWS; encoded by the coding sequence ATGTTACCGACTCTTACGATCACCTGGATTCTCGGCCTCGTTCTTGGTTCCTACTTCACGTATTTTCCTATCACCATCGGGATCACCCTGGCAGCGTGCATCGCCTGTTGCGTGCTGCTGGAGCGTCGGGGCTGCCTCACGACGCGGCAGGGCAGCGTGTTGCTGGCCTGTGTATTCGGTGGATGTCTGTACTGGTCCCTCTGTGCCTGGTTCACTCCGCATGTCGCAGTGCCGGATGTACCGGGCGCTCTTCCTGCCAGACTGACCGGAACAATTGTGGAGGCCGTTCACCACGCGCCTGGCCGCCTCACGACACTGGTGCAGGTGACGGCGAGCGATGATCCTGAGCAGCCCATGCCGTTTCACCTGCGACTGACCTGGCGAGATCCGGACCGCGATCTCCGCCGCGGGTTGCAAATTCGTACCCGTACCCATGTGCATGCCCCATCCGGAACCCTCAACCCGCGGGGCTTCGACTATGCCGCTTATCTGGATGCGCAGGGTGTGGATGCTGTCGCATCGGTGTCCGGTGCCGGTGCCATTGAGGTGCTTGATCCGGCGGAGGATACGCCGCTTCAGCTGTTCCCATTCATCATTGAGGAATGGCGCGGCCGGGTGAGAGCCGCTGCCGAGTCGCTTCCCCAGCCTAGTCGAGGCCTCTTCCTTAGCCTGACCATCGGTGAGCAGGGGTTTCTTGCGCCGGAGGTCCGTGAATGGTTCATGACGACCGGCACGGTGCACATTCTCTCGATCTCCGGCTCCCATCTCGGTCTCATCGCCTTGCTGTCGTTCGCGTTACTGAGGAAGACGTGCCTGCTGCTGCCGTCCATGCTGCTCCTGAGTCTTTCCCGATGGCTGACCGCGACGAGACTGGCCGCGGTACTCACACTGGTGCCGGTGCTGGCCTATGCCGTACTGGCGGGTGCAGAGACGGCCACGATTCGGAGTGCCATTATGATCACCGTCGCGCTCTGGACGGTCTGGCTGGGCTCACCGCACTATCTTCTTCATGCGCTCGCGGCAGCTGCCGGTCTGACCCTGCTGGTGCATCCGGCGGCGCTGTACGATATCTCTTTTCAGCTGTCTTATGTGTCGGTGTGGGTACTGGCCCTCGCGCTCTCGCGCGAGACGCCTGCGGATGAATTGGCGGCGCAGCAGCCTTCCACTGCCGAACGCATGCGCTCCTGGCTGCGTCAGTCCTTGCGGCTCACGGTGTGGGTGACGCTGGCCACCGTGCCCCTGGTAGCCTGTTATTTCAATCAAGTGTCGTGGATGGGCCTCTTCACCAACCTGCTCATGGTTCCCTTCGTTGGTCTTATCTTTCTGCCGATCAGCCTGCTCTCCGCAGTCTGGGTGATCGCGACCCACAGCAATACGCTTCCCGGTGCTGCCTTCATTGACGCCTTGGGGCAAGGGCTCATCGCAGCGACACATGGACTGGCCGCGCTGCCTGGCGCCGAATGGTTTGTGGCGGCACCGACCATCCCCATGATGGCACTGTTCTACATGTTGGGTTGGGCGTTGATGAGCCGGTGGCCTTCGCAAGCGACACCGGTGCTCAGAGGGGCCATGGTGTTGAGCCTGACCGGTATCATGCTCTGGTGGTTGTGGTCTCCGCGTCCGTTCAGTAGGGAAGGAATGGTGCGCGTCACGTTTCTCGATGTGGGGCAAGGCGACAGCGCGGTCATCGAATTGCCGGACGGAGTCGTAGTGTTGATTGACGGCGGGGCAACGTACGAGCGGTTTGATATGGGGCGGAGCGTGGTGGCGCCGTTTTTATGGAATCGAGGGATTCGAACCATCGACCATGTTATCGGAACGCATCCGCAGCTGGATCACGTCGGAGGGCTGGCGTGGATTTTGGCTCATATTCGAGTCGGCACGTTTTGGACCAACGGGACGGTCCGGCAGGAGGAGTTCTGGCGCAGAATCGAACGGGCGCTCGCGCAGCGAAAACTTGACGCCACGATGGCTACGGAGGGGCAAGTGCTGTTCAGCGGACCGGCTTGCCGCATGCTGGTGCGGAACCCTCAGTCTCGTCCAAACGAGTCGCGCTCTACACAAGGCGATTCGCTGAACAATCTGTCGGTGGTCACGGAATTGGAGTGCGGCGAGCAGCGCCTGTTGTTCACGGGGGACATCGAACGGGAGGCACTCACCCGGCTCGCCCAATCCGGCACGCTGGCACACATCACGGTGCTGAAGGTGCCGCACCATGGCGCAAAAAGTTCGCTGGCCCGCGGGTGGCTGGAAACTATCAGGCCGGAGATCGCGGTGGTGTCCGCCGGTCGACGCAACCCGTACGGTCATCCGGCCGGCGATGTACTGGCGGCCTATCAGGCGGTGAATGCACAGATTTGGCGAACGGATCAGGAGGGCGCCGTCTGGGCCGATCTCGATCTGGCTCGACAACAAGTCACTCTACACAGTACGCGAGAATGGATGTTTCAGCCGACGCTGCGATCGGCTGACCTGTGGTCGGTCGAACAGGAGAATCTCCGTCGATTATGGCGTCGCTGGAATTGGAGCTAG
- the glmM gene encoding phosphoglucosamine mutase has protein sequence MRKLFGTDGVRGVANLEPMTSEIAMQLGRAAAHIFMRRAGRHQVVIGKDTRLSGYMLESALTSGICSMGVDVLLVGPLPTPAIAFLTRSLRADAGVVISASHNPYQDNGIKFFSNEGFKLPDEVEARIEQLIISDEIKHLRPTADAIGKAYRIGDAEGRYIEFVKRSLPKDLDFQGIKLVVDCAHGAAYKVGPAVFRELGAELVVIGDKPDGTNINDGCGAVHPERLQEAVRRHGAHIGVALDGDADRAIFVCEQGQIVDGDHVMAALGLDLHAQGQLACQTVVGTVMSNFGLELAMKKAGIQLKRTQVGDRYLMERMLADGYNFGGEQSGHFIFLDHNTTGDGLISALQILSLMKRTGTPLSELAKAMTAVPQILLNVQVKHKPDLNQIPDIQQAIQAAEATLNGSGRVLVRYSGTESLLRIMVEGERQTTIREVADHIAAIVRARIG, from the coding sequence ATGCGTAAATTATTCGGCACAGACGGTGTTCGCGGGGTGGCAAACCTCGAACCGATGACCAGTGAAATCGCCATGCAGCTCGGGCGCGCCGCTGCTCATATTTTCATGCGACGCGCAGGCCGCCATCAGGTGGTGATTGGAAAAGATACGCGTCTCTCAGGATACATGCTGGAATCGGCGCTGACCTCTGGGATCTGCTCAATGGGTGTGGATGTCCTGCTGGTCGGGCCGTTGCCTACCCCGGCCATCGCGTTCCTGACACGGAGTTTGAGAGCCGATGCCGGCGTGGTTATTTCCGCGTCGCACAATCCTTACCAAGACAACGGGATTAAGTTTTTTTCCAACGAAGGGTTCAAGTTGCCTGACGAGGTCGAGGCGCGTATTGAACAGCTCATCATTTCCGATGAGATCAAACACCTGCGCCCGACTGCCGATGCGATCGGGAAAGCCTATCGTATCGGGGATGCGGAAGGTCGTTATATCGAGTTCGTCAAACGCTCGCTTCCCAAGGATCTCGATTTTCAGGGGATCAAGCTGGTGGTGGACTGCGCCCACGGCGCCGCATACAAGGTCGGGCCGGCGGTGTTCCGTGAACTCGGGGCCGAGCTTGTCGTGATCGGGGATAAGCCGGACGGAACAAACATCAACGACGGGTGTGGCGCCGTCCATCCGGAGCGGTTACAGGAAGCGGTTCGTCGGCATGGGGCGCATATCGGCGTGGCGCTGGACGGCGATGCGGATCGAGCCATCTTTGTATGCGAACAGGGACAGATCGTGGATGGTGACCATGTAATGGCCGCGCTCGGACTCGATTTGCACGCGCAAGGACAACTCGCCTGTCAGACCGTGGTGGGAACGGTCATGAGCAACTTTGGGTTGGAACTGGCGATGAAGAAGGCTGGTATTCAGCTGAAGCGCACGCAGGTGGGAGACCGCTATCTCATGGAGCGGATGCTGGCCGATGGGTACAATTTCGGCGGGGAGCAATCCGGTCATTTTATTTTCCTCGACCACAACACGACGGGCGACGGGTTGATCTCTGCATTGCAGATTCTGTCCTTGATGAAGCGCACCGGGACTCCGCTCTCCGAACTTGCCAAGGCTATGACCGCAGTGCCGCAGATTTTATTGAACGTGCAGGTTAAGCATAAGCCGGACCTGAATCAGATCCCCGATATCCAGCAAGCCATTCAGGCTGCGGAAGCGACGCTCAATGGGAGTGGCCGCGTTCTCGTACGATATTCCGGCACCGAATCGCTCTTGCGCATCATGGTGGAAGGCGAACGGCAGACCACCATTCGTGAGGTCGCGGATCATATTGCAGCTATCGTTCGCGCTCGTATCGGATAG
- the folP gene encoding dihydropteroate synthase, whose translation MGVLNVTPDSFSDGGAYLAVEQALQHAKQMQSEGADIIDIGAESSRPGAQPIDETEELRRLLPVLEAVHAAVPLPLSVDTTKAAVARRAIQAGATMVNDITALRGDPLMAPLIAQTGAAVVLMHMQGTPQTMQQAPRYSHVVEEVLAFLRERVQAALSHGIKASQIVLDPGFGFGKLEEHNLQLLAEFEAFTTLGYPVLAGVSRKQFIGNLTQQPVHERGYGTAGAVAVAVLKGAQIIRVHDVRSMRDTVSVVSAISRHARSYVEVSNA comes from the coding sequence ATGGGCGTTCTCAATGTGACTCCCGATTCGTTTTCCGACGGTGGGGCCTATCTCGCAGTCGAACAAGCCTTACAGCATGCCAAGCAGATGCAGTCGGAGGGTGCCGACATCATCGACATCGGGGCTGAGTCTTCCAGGCCTGGTGCACAACCCATCGATGAGACGGAAGAATTGCGCCGCCTTCTTCCTGTCTTGGAAGCGGTTCATGCTGCAGTGCCGCTCCCCCTTTCCGTTGATACGACGAAGGCTGCTGTGGCCCGCCGGGCGATTCAGGCGGGTGCCACGATGGTGAACGACATTACCGCCTTGCGAGGCGATCCCTTGATGGCGCCGCTCATTGCTCAAACCGGCGCGGCGGTCGTGTTAATGCACATGCAGGGGACTCCTCAGACCATGCAACAGGCGCCGCGGTATAGCCATGTCGTAGAAGAGGTGCTCGCGTTCTTGCGTGAGCGGGTGCAGGCCGCGCTTTCTCATGGGATCAAAGCAAGTCAGATCGTTCTTGACCCCGGCTTCGGGTTTGGTAAGCTCGAAGAGCATAATCTTCAACTGCTCGCTGAGTTTGAGGCGTTTACGACGCTGGGGTATCCGGTGCTGGCCGGGGTGTCACGGAAGCAGTTCATCGGGAACCTGACTCAACAGCCGGTGCATGAACGGGGCTACGGTACCGCCGGTGCGGTTGCCGTGGCTGTGCTTAAGGGAGCCCAGATCATTCGTGTGCACGACGTACGGTCGATGCGAGATACCGTGTCTGTCGTGTCAGCCATTTCCCGTCACGCGCGTTCATATGTAGAGGTATCCAATGCGTAA
- the ftsH gene encoding ATP-dependent zinc metalloprotease FtsH, with the protein MNSRVKNLLFWVVVGLFMILLFNLFSVPTHAPEDEVIFSDFMAKLDKGEVMKVTIKANHISAILKDQSRIRTYTAEYPELVKHLREKDVQIEARPPDESPWYITFLVTWGPFILFLGLWFFLMRQMQIGGNKALSFGKSRARMLTEERKKVTFSDVAGIEEAKEEVLEIIEFLKDPRKFQKLGGRIPKGVLIVGPPGTGKTLLAKAIAGEAGVPFFSISGSDFVEMFVGVGASRVRDLFEQGKKHAPCIIFIDEIDAVGRLRGAGLGGGHDEREQTLNQLLVEMDGFDTTEGVILIAATNRPDVLDPALLRPGRFDRQVVVNRPDLRGRSEILKVHTKKVPLAADVQLEKIARGTPGFSGADLENLVNEAALWAARWNKKEVELIDFEMAKDKVLMGAERKSMVLTDEEKRTTAYHEAGHALMAKLLPGTDPVHKVTIIPRGRALGVTMQLPTDDRHNYSKDFLYNNLAILMGGRVAEELVLHDVTTGAGNDLERATDLARKMVCEWGMSEKLGPLTFGRKEEEVFLGREMGSKRDFSEQVALEIDHEVRRLVTENYERAKRILTDNMTSLKALAEALLEKEVLDALEIDQILIQGSSSQTVPA; encoded by the coding sequence ATGAATTCACGTGTAAAGAATTTGCTGTTCTGGGTCGTGGTCGGCCTCTTCATGATCTTGCTATTCAACCTTTTTAGCGTGCCGACTCACGCGCCGGAAGATGAAGTCATATTCAGCGATTTTATGGCCAAACTCGACAAGGGTGAGGTCATGAAGGTGACGATCAAGGCCAACCATATCAGCGCAATTTTGAAGGATCAAAGCCGGATCAGGACCTACACAGCCGAATATCCGGAGTTGGTCAAACATTTGCGCGAGAAGGATGTCCAGATCGAAGCTCGGCCGCCTGATGAGAGCCCGTGGTACATCACGTTCTTGGTGACCTGGGGGCCTTTTATCCTCTTCCTCGGACTCTGGTTCTTCCTCATGCGCCAGATGCAGATCGGCGGGAACAAGGCCCTCTCCTTTGGAAAGAGCCGCGCTCGTATGTTGACTGAGGAGCGCAAGAAGGTGACGTTCTCGGATGTGGCCGGCATTGAGGAAGCCAAGGAAGAAGTTCTTGAGATCATTGAATTTTTGAAGGATCCACGAAAGTTCCAGAAACTGGGCGGCCGCATTCCGAAGGGTGTCCTGATCGTCGGCCCTCCGGGGACTGGAAAGACGTTGTTGGCGAAAGCTATTGCCGGGGAGGCGGGCGTTCCGTTCTTCAGCATCAGCGGATCGGACTTTGTCGAAATGTTCGTCGGGGTGGGTGCTTCGCGCGTGCGGGATCTCTTCGAGCAGGGGAAGAAGCATGCCCCCTGCATTATCTTCATCGACGAAATCGACGCCGTCGGTCGTTTGCGGGGCGCCGGTCTTGGCGGAGGCCATGATGAACGCGAGCAAACGCTGAACCAGTTGCTGGTGGAGATGGATGGGTTCGATACGACTGAAGGCGTGATACTTATCGCTGCCACGAACCGCCCAGACGTGCTTGATCCGGCACTGTTGAGGCCGGGCCGCTTCGACCGTCAGGTTGTGGTAAACCGACCTGATCTGCGTGGCCGATCGGAGATCCTGAAAGTTCACACCAAGAAAGTGCCGTTGGCCGCCGACGTCCAACTTGAGAAAATTGCACGAGGCACACCGGGATTCTCCGGTGCCGACCTCGAGAATCTGGTTAATGAAGCGGCCTTGTGGGCAGCTCGCTGGAACAAGAAAGAAGTCGAATTGATCGACTTTGAAATGGCGAAAGACAAAGTGCTGATGGGAGCCGAACGCAAGAGTATGGTGCTCACCGATGAGGAAAAGCGCACCACTGCATATCATGAAGCCGGTCACGCGTTGATGGCCAAGCTGCTGCCAGGGACGGATCCTGTCCACAAGGTGACGATTATCCCCCGTGGTCGTGCGCTGGGCGTGACAATGCAATTGCCGACGGACGATCGCCACAATTACTCGAAGGACTTCCTCTACAATAACCTCGCGATTCTCATGGGCGGGCGCGTGGCGGAGGAGTTGGTGCTGCATGATGTGACGACCGGAGCCGGCAATGACTTGGAACGGGCCACCGACCTCGCCAGAAAAATGGTGTGTGAATGGGGCATGAGTGAAAAGCTCGGTCCGTTGACTTTCGGCCGTAAGGAAGAAGAAGTGTTCCTCGGTCGTGAGATGGGCTCGAAGCGCGATTTCAGCGAGCAAGTGGCGCTTGAAATCGATCACGAAGTCAGGCGTCTGGTTACGGAAAATTACGAACGTGCGAAGAGAATTCTCACCGACAACATGACAAGCCTGAAGGCGCTGGCCGAGGCCTTGTTGGAAAAAGAAGTGCTGGACGCGTTGGAAATCGATCAAATCCTCATTCAAGGGTCCTCGTCGCAGACGGTTCCCGCCTAA
- the hpt gene encoding hypoxanthine phosphoribosyltransferase: MERIFGRPIVTQEQMRTRIRELGRQIASDYAGKDLVLVGVLKGAYAFYADLARAIRIPMRVEFIVVTSYGAGKKSSGKVKLVSDLTEPIAGKDVLLVEDIVDSGLTVQYLIKTLSRRKPRSLKVCTLLSKPDRRTVEVDLEYVGFKIPNKFVVGYGLDYRQEYRNLPYLAALDQGEEQEQESA, encoded by the coding sequence ATGGAACGCATTTTTGGTCGCCCCATTGTGACGCAAGAGCAGATGCGGACTCGAATCCGTGAGCTCGGCCGACAAATTGCCTCTGACTATGCCGGAAAAGATCTTGTGCTGGTTGGGGTGCTCAAAGGTGCGTATGCCTTCTATGCCGACCTGGCGCGGGCGATCCGGATCCCGATGCGTGTGGAGTTTATTGTGGTGACGAGCTATGGTGCAGGCAAGAAGAGTTCCGGCAAGGTTAAGCTCGTGTCGGACCTCACGGAGCCGATTGCCGGCAAAGATGTCCTGCTGGTGGAGGATATCGTCGATTCCGGCCTCACCGTGCAATATCTGATAAAGACGCTCTCCCGGAGAAAGCCCCGGTCATTGAAGGTCTGCACGCTGCTGAGTAAGCCTGATCGTCGAACGGTTGAGGTGGATCTCGAGTATGTAGGATTCAAGATCCCGAATAAGTTTGTCGTCGGCTACGGTCTTGATTATCGACAGGAGTATCGCAATCTGCCGTACCTTGCTGCGCTCGATCAAGGTGAGGAACAGGAACAGGAGTCTGCATGA
- the tilS gene encoding tRNA lysidine(34) synthetase TilS gives MRGSPTGLHHPLHKQVVRAIRARTLLHPGQQILVAVSGGPDSVALLSILSQLAPAWNLSLTVVHCNYGLRGAESDGDASFVTALCRRLQLPCLIKRLTTDRGGAEDSSSLQARARDSRYRLFRDVAAELGVDRVALGHTADDQAETVLLRMLRGAGLRGLAGMPHIRERLFVRPLLNCSRQEILAYLEAMGLSYRTDSSNAKSIYLRNRVRHELLPVMQSLAPAAVRMLARQADLLREDDRVLDAMAARRLAQLTQSRDSATILLDRTAWLKQAPAFQRRMLRLALHALAPSIGAPRSDVLLSMVTSLASKKSGTIWNIGSVTVACEQDLIRLYIESTEPAAGSTGADTSAAEFAADGVTIDSLPSIVTWRLTGAVIRLHAVTQERGLALLEQSSTAIALLDAEHLSWPLTIRTWRRGDWFCPTGMAGRRKKLQDYFTDAKLGRSVRERIPLMLSRDGIAWIVGQRVDLRFAATRSTTRFVLARVTQPLRRKGVF, from the coding sequence ATGAGAGGTTCTCCGACAGGTCTCCATCACCCGCTCCATAAGCAGGTCGTCCGGGCTATTCGCGCACGCACGTTGCTGCATCCGGGTCAACAGATTCTGGTGGCCGTGTCAGGGGGGCCGGACTCCGTAGCCTTGTTGTCCATTCTCTCCCAACTTGCGCCGGCCTGGAATCTTTCGCTGACGGTCGTTCACTGTAACTATGGTCTGCGTGGCGCCGAATCCGACGGTGATGCGTCATTCGTTACGGCGCTCTGTCGTCGGCTTCAACTCCCGTGTCTCATCAAGCGACTGACGACAGACCGGGGAGGAGCAGAAGATTCGAGTTCCTTGCAAGCACGTGCCAGAGACTCTCGGTATCGGCTGTTTCGTGATGTGGCTGCTGAACTCGGTGTCGATCGTGTGGCGCTCGGGCACACGGCGGATGATCAGGCCGAAACCGTGCTCTTGCGGATGTTGCGCGGGGCCGGCTTGCGAGGATTGGCCGGCATGCCGCATATCCGGGAACGCCTCTTCGTCCGGCCGCTGCTCAATTGTTCACGTCAAGAGATCCTGGCGTATCTGGAAGCGATGGGATTGTCCTACCGAACGGATTCCAGCAATGCTAAATCGATCTACCTCCGCAATCGTGTCCGGCACGAATTGCTCCCGGTGATGCAATCGTTGGCTCCGGCTGCCGTCCGGATGTTGGCGCGGCAGGCTGATCTTCTTCGTGAGGATGATCGGGTGCTGGATGCCATGGCGGCGCGCCGTTTGGCGCAGCTCACTCAGAGCCGCGATTCAGCCACGATCCTGCTTGATCGCACAGCCTGGCTGAAACAGGCGCCCGCATTCCAGCGCCGGATGCTCCGTCTGGCCCTGCACGCGCTGGCTCCCTCGATCGGTGCACCGCGAAGCGATGTGCTGCTGTCGATGGTGACCTCCCTGGCATCGAAGAAATCGGGAACGATCTGGAATATCGGATCTGTGACGGTGGCTTGTGAGCAGGATCTGATCAGATTGTACATCGAGTCCACGGAACCTGCGGCAGGGAGTACCGGCGCTGACACGAGTGCCGCGGAATTTGCGGCCGACGGGGTGACGATCGATTCGCTCCCTTCGATCGTTACTTGGCGATTGACGGGAGCCGTGATTCGGTTGCATGCCGTGACCCAGGAGCGGGGACTGGCGCTGCTGGAGCAGTCATCGACCGCTATAGCCCTGCTCGATGCCGAACACTTGTCCTGGCCGTTAACGATCCGGACCTGGCGCCGGGGGGATTGGTTTTGTCCCACCGGAATGGCGGGGCGACGAAAGAAATTGCAAGATTACTTCACAGATGCAAAACTGGGTCGGTCTGTGCGAGAACGGATACCACTGATGCTCTCGCGTGACGGCATTGCCTGGATCGTCGGGCAGCGGGTGGATCTTCGGTTTGCCGCTACTCGTTCGACCACTCGATTTGTGCTCGCTCGTGTCACGCAGCCGCTGCGCCGGAAAGGAGTTTTCTAG
- a CDS encoding bifunctional riboflavin kinase/FAD synthetase, with protein MKVSHGLTPSTARPYSVVTIGNFDGHHHGHRALLDQVVATARREAGTALVLTFDPHPVKILAPQVNLMFLTTPEEKLARFEAAGIDEVVFLEFTTAFAALSPAQFAKQVLCDGIGTRELYVGAHFAFGKGRVGRIADLLEFGAQLDFRVHPMAPVTIDDEIVSSTRIRQLIQAGELQKALRLLGRPYSIEGTVIAGAHRGTELGWPTANLRLPEGRVIPPDGVYAAQVCWQGTSLKSVVYIGTRPTFGAGERLLEVSILDKRLDLYGEVIRVDLLSFIREDRVFASAEALTQQIALDVEAARAHLRDVVITDPLSTLLPRS; from the coding sequence ATGAAGGTTTCCCACGGTCTCACTCCATCCACAGCCAGACCCTATTCGGTCGTGACCATCGGAAATTTTGACGGACACCATCATGGTCACCGAGCCCTCCTCGACCAGGTTGTGGCGACAGCACGCCGCGAGGCCGGCACGGCGCTGGTGCTGACCTTCGATCCGCATCCCGTCAAGATCCTAGCCCCGCAGGTCAATCTTATGTTTCTGACCACGCCGGAGGAGAAACTGGCTCGCTTCGAAGCCGCGGGTATTGATGAAGTCGTCTTTCTTGAATTCACCACGGCGTTTGCCGCTCTGAGCCCGGCTCAATTTGCAAAGCAGGTCTTGTGCGACGGTATCGGCACACGGGAGTTGTATGTCGGGGCGCATTTTGCTTTTGGAAAAGGCCGGGTCGGACGGATTGCGGATTTGCTCGAATTCGGCGCTCAGCTCGACTTTCGCGTTCATCCGATGGCGCCTGTGACCATTGACGATGAGATTGTGAGTTCTACGCGTATTCGCCAGCTGATCCAAGCGGGGGAGCTGCAAAAAGCTCTCCGCCTGTTGGGGCGTCCCTACAGTATCGAGGGGACCGTCATCGCCGGTGCCCATCGCGGAACGGAACTTGGTTGGCCGACCGCCAATCTTCGGCTTCCCGAGGGGCGTGTGATTCCCCCGGATGGAGTGTACGCGGCACAGGTGTGCTGGCAGGGGACGAGCCTGAAGTCCGTGGTCTACATCGGAACCAGGCCGACATTCGGCGCCGGCGAGCGGCTCCTGGAAGTCTCGATTCTGGATAAACGGCTCGATCTGTACGGAGAAGTGATTCGAGTGGATCTGCTCAGCTTTATTCGCGAGGATCGCGTCTTTGCCTCAGCGGAGGCGCTGACCCAGCAAATTGCGTTGGATGTAGAGGCGGCTCGGGCACACTTGCGCGACGTCGTGATCACCGATCCGCTCTCGACTCTCCTGCCTCGGTCATGA
- the hemB gene encoding porphobilinogen synthase — MAFPIQRLRRLRETEPLRRMVRETSLTPNDFIYPVFVTEGQGRREPIASMPGQSRVSIDLLIKEAEEVKALGIPAMILFGIPDQKDERGSSGFDPDGIVQRAIRAVKAQVPDLVLITDVCVDEYTSHGHCGIVRGGKILNDETLDCLRTMAKTHAQAGADMVAPSDMMDGRVAAIRDELDRAGFAEIPIMAYAAKFASCFYAPFRDAANSSPQFGDRQSYQMDPANKREALREIDLDIEEGADIIMVKPAMPYLDIISAARERTLLPIAAYQVSGEYSMIKAAAQAGWLDERRAMLESLLSIKRAGAEMILTYFAKEAARLLQTRSV, encoded by the coding sequence ATGGCCTTTCCGATTCAGCGCCTGCGTCGTCTGCGGGAGACGGAGCCGCTCCGGCGGATGGTTCGAGAAACGAGCCTGACGCCGAACGACTTCATCTATCCGGTGTTCGTGACCGAAGGGCAAGGACGGCGCGAACCGATCGCCTCGATGCCGGGACAGTCGCGGGTGTCCATCGATCTCCTGATCAAGGAAGCGGAGGAGGTCAAGGCCCTGGGCATTCCGGCCATGATTCTCTTCGGGATTCCCGATCAGAAGGATGAGCGCGGCAGTTCCGGCTTCGACCCGGACGGAATCGTGCAACGCGCGATTCGGGCGGTGAAGGCGCAGGTACCGGATTTGGTGCTGATCACCGATGTCTGTGTCGATGAGTATACGAGTCATGGCCATTGCGGCATCGTTCGGGGCGGCAAAATTCTCAACGACGAAACGCTGGATTGTCTGAGGACCATGGCGAAGACCCATGCACAGGCGGGGGCCGATATGGTCGCGCCATCCGACATGATGGATGGCCGCGTGGCCGCGATTCGCGATGAATTGGATCGTGCCGGATTTGCCGAGATTCCCATCATGGCCTACGCGGCTAAGTTCGCCTCGTGTTTTTACGCGCCCTTCCGTGATGCCGCCAATTCCAGTCCGCAGTTCGGCGACCGCCAGTCCTATCAGATGGATCCAGCCAACAAGCGGGAAGCCTTGCGGGAGATCGATCTGGATATCGAAGAGGGGGCCGACATCATCATGGTGAAGCCGGCCATGCCGTATTTGGATATCATCAGCGCGGCGCGCGAGCGAACGCTGCTGCCGATCGCCGCGTATCAGGTGAGCGGTGAATACAGCATGATCAAAGCGGCGGCTCAAGCAGGGTGGCTCGATGAGCGCCGCGCGATGTTGGAGTCGCTGCTGTCGATCAAGCGAGCAGGCGCCGAAATGATCTTGACCTATTTTGCCAAAGAGGCCGCCAGGCTTCTGCAGACACGGTCCGTATGA